Sequence from the Paenibacillus tundrae genome:
GCTTCGACCAAGCACCGATTCGTTTGAATCTGCCTCAATTGATTGAACGCTTCAATCAAATAGATGACAAACGGGAATATGTGATGAATGAGCCGGAACGCTTCATGGCAGAGATTGAAGCAGACAGTCATGATCTGCCGGTACTCCGTGGTGAGTTAATGGAAGCTAAGCATATGCGTATTCACAAATCCATTTTTTCCACACGTGCAGATCTCAAACAACAGAATAACCAGATCGAGAACTTCATAGCGAACATCTTAGAGCCTGTACTTGCCATCAGTCACTCTCTTGGACATGAATATCCGCATCGCATTGTGGAAGATGTCTGGAAGTTGATGTTTGAGAATGCGGCGCATGATAGTATTGGTGGATGCAACAGTGATACTACGAATCAGGACGTTGCTTTCCGTTACAAACAAGCCAATGATATCGCACGCAATCTACTAGATTTGCATATGCGAATGATTGCTTCCACCATTGAGCAGGAGGAGACATTTGCCTTTACCCTGTTCAATACTTTACCGTATGTTCGTGGGGGTGTTACGGAGATCGAAGCGTACATTCCAGAGGAATCGTTTGTTATTCGTGATACGAAGGGAAGAGAACTGGCCTATACGATTGTGGACAAAGTAGATCAGACAGATTATGTGTTAGGACAACACATTGATCTGAATCCAAGTCGTAAAGTCTATCTCCCAGACCGTGTATATCGTGCGAAACTATTAGTAGAACTGCAAGAGGTTCCAGCGATGGGATATACTCAGATCATCTTTGACTTTAGTCAGGGAGCGGCACCAACGATTGATCGACGCAATGATCAGCATATCGAAAATGAATTCTTTGCCATCGTTGTTGAAGATAACGGTACATTAACCATTACAGATAAAACCTCTGGACAGACGTATGTCAATCAGATGGTGTTTGAAGATAACGGTGATGACGGAGATTCTTACAACTATTCACCACCAGAGCGGGATCTTATTGTATCCTCCATTGGTAGCAAACTGAATGTGACAACAGCGAAGACCACCGTTCTTGAAGAACTTCAACTGGGATGCACACTGAATGTGCCTGCGGATCTGCATGAACGTGAAGCAGGAATAAGCTCGGGACAACTGCCAATCCAAGTTCAAGTAGGACTTCGTAAGGGGGAGCAATTGATCCGCTTTGAGGTTCAGGTACAAAATCAGGTGCTTAGCCACCGACTACGTGTACTCTTTGATACAGGTCTAGCTTCCTCCTTATCGATTGCAGATCAGCCTTTTGGTGTCATTGCTCGTCCTACATCCCTGCCTGAAGCCCAAGTGTGGGAACGTGAGAAGTGGCAAGAGAAGCCGATTACGATTGAAGCGATGCAGAGTTATGCGGGATTGAATGACGGTAATCGTGGCATCGTAGTGATCACCGAAGGAGTGCGTGAGTACGAGATTGTAGGCGAGAAGATGGATACTATTGCCTTGACCTTGTTCCGAACGTTTGGTTTCATGGGTAAAGAAAATCTTGTGTATCGCCCGGGGCGAGCTTCGGGAGAGAAAATCGTTGCTACACCAGATGCCCAGTTGCTGGGTGAACTGAACTTCTCGTTTGCATTGTATATCCACCATGCTGGACTGGATGAAGCGAAGGTAGCGCATGTTGCGCGTGAATATTTAACCCCGATCGCCAGCTATCAATTGTGTGACTTTTTGAATGGCCGATTGATCTTCGCCTTCCGTGATGAAGAGCGTACATTGCCACAGAACTACAGTTTGATGTCATTTAATGAGGAATCTAATGCTGTACTCAGCGCATTCAAGAAAGCGGAGCATAGTGATGGTTATATTATCCGTGTCTTCAATCCGTACTTGAAGCAAAATGCACAAGCAACAGTTCAGTTTAATCAGTCGGTTTCGGTGGAACGAGTATCCCTGGCGGAGCAGTCTTTGGAGCCAGCGCAGGTTATTGCGAATAAAGAGCAAGTCATTCCATTGCCTGAGCTTACCCATTGCAAGCTGTTGACCGTCCTTGTATCTAAGTCGAATTAATATAAACACTGTTCACAGTTAGACGTGGTCAAATGGATTTTATCGAATGCTCAGCTTAGACGGATCAGAGAGGAGGTCGGATATAGATATGATTTTTCCATACAAACGTTTGCAGAAGTTGTTTCTCCTTCTTCATGGTGAAGGGCAGGATCAGGCGTGGACAAGCCAGGCTCTTGCCGAGAGACTAGAGGTCACAGTGAGAACCATTCGGGACGATCTGAAGAAGCTGGAGAGCATCCTTGTGCAACATGGAAGCAGACTGGAATCCAAACGAGGGAAGGGATACTCCATCGTGATCGATGAGCCTTCCAGCTATGAAGCGTTGCTTGAAAAGCGGCATAACCTTCAATCTGGGAGCTTGCCGATCCCTGGATCACCTGAGGAACGGATACGATTTGAATTGTTTAAATTGCTAAACGAACCAGGTCATATCAAAATGGAAGACCTCGCTGATCAATTGTTTATAAGCCGGGCAACGATGAATAATGATCTTAAGATCATTCGTCAGATTCTAGAGAATTATCAATTGCAGCTCTGCATTAAACCTGGATATGGCGTGCAGGTAACCGGGGATGAGAAAAGCATCCGGTATTGTCTCGCTGAATATGCTGACGTGCGTGATGAACAACTACAATTGGCTCCAGATGGAATTACGGTTGCGCAGGAACAATTGTTGCAGCCTGTGGATCCAGCCCGGATTCGGGAAGTGGTGATGCGACATTTGCGTCATAAGCATGTTCGGATCGCTGATCTGGCTCTGAAGGATCTGATCACACATTTGGCTGTTATGGTACTGCGTGTTATGCAGGGCCATGGGCTAGAGAAGTTTGATACAGTAGAGGCGAGTGGGCAGGATCAAGAACTTGCTCTACAGATGATTAAAGATTTGGAGGAGTTATATTCCATTCGTTTCTCCGCAGGTGAGCGAGATTATCTGTTATTGCATATTATTAGCAAAAAAATGACAGCTACCGATTGGGATGGTCTATCGGATGATCCTC
This genomic interval carries:
- the mngB gene encoding mannosylglycerate hydrolase → MSERERTKVHVIPHTHWDREWYFTTSRSKVYLVKHVKEVLNALENIEGFHYYLLDAQGSLLDDYIRWCPEDEERIRNLVSAKRLMTGPWYTQTDQLVISSESMVRNLYYGTETARKYGHAMKVGYVPDAFGQSAQMPQIYREFGIERFLFWRGVSDNTNPRTEFTWEGSDGSQVFAVQMPFGYYYGGNIPEDAADLQPYLEKQIGALENKASTRHIYFPNGFDQAPIRLNLPQLIERFNQIDDKREYVMNEPERFMAEIEADSHDLPVLRGELMEAKHMRIHKSIFSTRADLKQQNNQIENFIANILEPVLAISHSLGHEYPHRIVEDVWKLMFENAAHDSIGGCNSDTTNQDVAFRYKQANDIARNLLDLHMRMIASTIEQEETFAFTLFNTLPYVRGGVTEIEAYIPEESFVIRDTKGRELAYTIVDKVDQTDYVLGQHIDLNPSRKVYLPDRVYRAKLLVELQEVPAMGYTQIIFDFSQGAAPTIDRRNDQHIENEFFAIVVEDNGTLTITDKTSGQTYVNQMVFEDNGDDGDSYNYSPPERDLIVSSIGSKLNVTTAKTTVLEELQLGCTLNVPADLHEREAGISSGQLPIQVQVGLRKGEQLIRFEVQVQNQVLSHRLRVLFDTGLASSLSIADQPFGVIARPTSLPEAQVWEREKWQEKPITIEAMQSYAGLNDGNRGIVVITEGVREYEIVGEKMDTIALTLFRTFGFMGKENLVYRPGRASGEKIVATPDAQLLGELNFSFALYIHHAGLDEAKVAHVAREYLTPIASYQLCDFLNGRLIFAFRDEERTLPQNYSLMSFNEESNAVLSAFKKAEHSDGYIIRVFNPYLKQNAQATVQFNQSVSVERVSLAEQSLEPAQVIANKEQVIPLPELTHCKLLTVLVSKSN